A region of Nitrospinota bacterium DNA encodes the following proteins:
- the radA gene encoding DNA repair protein RadA encodes MAKATTLYICQSCGHQSPKWLGKCPSCNQWDTFAEERQAAPAPAGSRRAWLEKHGKEEPVAITEVTSDTEDRVPTGIGELDRVLGGGVVAGSMTLVGGDPGIGKSTLLLQVAGRFARIAPTLYVSGEESPAQIRMRGERLDCMAGNLLILPETNVEEIGRHISHVRPCMVIIDSIQTIYTDELPSAPGTVGQVREAAGRLLTLCKKTGIPIFLIGHVTKEGAIAGPRLLEHMVDTVLYFEGEKGSPFRILRGVKNRFGSTNEIGVFEMKSEGLTEIANPSEIFLSEKPGAVSGSVVVACVNGTRPLLVEIQALVTSTNYPSPRRTTVGVDPNRVAILIAIIEKRAGYHIMGEDVFVNAAGGVRIDEPAIDLGVIVSIVSSFRDAAVDARTVVVGEVGLGGEIRMVPQLESRVMEAAKLGFTRAVIPKSRAAFNIPPGITVEHVETVDQALDVLIER; translated from the coding sequence GGACACTTTCGCCGAAGAGCGCCAGGCCGCCCCGGCCCCCGCCGGTAGCAGGCGAGCCTGGCTGGAAAAACATGGCAAGGAAGAACCGGTGGCCATCACCGAAGTCACTTCCGACACGGAAGACAGGGTTCCCACCGGCATCGGCGAGCTGGACCGGGTGCTGGGAGGCGGCGTGGTGGCTGGATCCATGACCCTTGTAGGCGGCGACCCTGGTATCGGTAAATCCACGTTGCTGTTACAGGTGGCGGGCCGGTTCGCCCGTATAGCCCCCACGCTTTATGTGTCCGGCGAGGAGTCCCCCGCGCAGATAAGGATGCGGGGGGAGCGGCTGGACTGCATGGCGGGCAACCTGCTTATCTTGCCCGAAACAAACGTGGAGGAGATAGGCCGTCACATCTCCCACGTCCGTCCGTGCATGGTGATAATAGACTCCATCCAGACCATATATACCGACGAACTGCCGTCGGCCCCCGGCACTGTGGGGCAGGTGCGGGAGGCGGCTGGGCGCTTGCTTACGTTATGCAAAAAAACCGGCATCCCCATATTTCTCATCGGCCACGTCACCAAAGAGGGCGCCATCGCTGGCCCGCGTCTGCTGGAGCATATGGTGGACACGGTGCTGTATTTCGAGGGGGAGAAGGGAAGCCCGTTCCGCATCCTGCGCGGGGTGAAGAACCGGTTTGGCTCCACCAACGAGATCGGGGTATTCGAGATGAAAAGCGAGGGGTTGACGGAGATAGCCAATCCTTCGGAGATATTTCTGTCGGAAAAACCGGGAGCCGTGTCCGGCAGTGTTGTGGTGGCCTGCGTGAACGGCACAAGACCATTGCTGGTGGAGATACAGGCGCTGGTGACATCCACCAATTACCCGTCGCCAAGAAGGACCACCGTGGGGGTGGACCCGAACCGGGTAGCCATTTTAATCGCAATTATAGAAAAACGGGCCGGGTACCACATTATGGGCGAAGACGTGTTTGTGAACGCCGCCGGGGGCGTGCGCATAGACGAACCCGCCATAGACCTGGGGGTTATTGTTTCCATAGTTTCCAGCTTCCGCGACGCGGCGGTGGACGCGCGGACGGTGGTGGTGGGCGAAGTGGGGCTGGGCGGCGAGATACGCATGGTGCCCCAGCTTGAGTCCCGCGTGATGGAGGCCGCCAAACTCGGCTTTACCCGGGCGGTTATACCCAAGTCCCGCGCGGCATTCAACATCCCGCCGGGGATAACCGTGGAGCATGTGGAGACCGTGGACCAGGCGCTGGACGTGTTGATAGAGAGGTAG